The following is a genomic window from Ignavibacteriota bacterium.
TATTCGATCTCCGCCTGGCGCTTCATAGCGGGGGCTTCGTACACGGATTGTTCCATCGCCAGCCGCTTCTCTTCCTGACTGTACTGCAATCCGACCAGTTCATCGCGCGCCTGGGAAAGCGTCAACGCGCTGTCGAGTTTCGTCTGAAGGTGGACCGCCTCGAACTTCTGGACCGAGAGCTGGGAATCCTTGAACTTCCCCATGATCTCGGACTTGTCCAGATCGGCGACGAAGACCCCCTTCTTCACCACGGTCCCCTCCGGCACGATGTTCGTCAACTTCATCTGCCAGATATTCGCGGCACGTGCCTGCTCGGGACCCATGATGTTGATCGAGCTCTTCGCCTGCAGCTCGCCGGAGGTCGTGACGGTAACAAGGAACTCTCCGAACGTGGGTTTGACGAGGATCTCCGAGGAGGCGACGGCACCGGGGCGGAAGATCAGCCAACCCAGAAGGAGGAGTGCAGCGCCGCCGGAGACAGCGGCAACAAGAGGCCGGCGGCGGATGATCAGGATGAGTCTCGTGAATGCAGAGCGAAGGGCCTCGATACCACGGCGGAGGAGTCGCATGGTGGTGTGATCCGGGATGTTGGGATACAAGTGACGACACGGCGTGATCCATCGGACGCGGGGAGCAGATGCCGCGGCGAAGGACCTGGAATTATCGACGTACAACTAGTAGCAAAAGACCGTAGAGTGGATATCCCGACCGTGATTGGGGGGCAATGGGCGGGCAGGCTCCGGACCGGAGGTGCGCCGCGCGAGGAAAAGAACGGGAGGTATTTTCCGGCCGACCATGAGTGCCCCCTTTCCCGATGATCCCGGAATCCCGGCTGTCTGGAAGGTACGTCGTGCCAGCCGGAATGTTGCTAATATAGCCCCGGTCTCCGGGAATGTCAAGCTCCCACTCGTGTCCCCCTTCCAGCGGTATCACACTTTCTGGGAAAATACAGGAAATTGCTTGCGTTTGCCGCGGGAATATGCTATCTTGTTGTGCTTAGAATCTTAAGGACAGGGCCATGGCACGAGTATGTGATATCTGCGGTAAGAAACCCGTCAGCGGGAACAACATCAGCCACGCGCATAATCTGACGCGCCGCCGCTGGATGCCAAATCTTCAGGAAGTTCGTGCGAGCGTCAACGGTCGCCCGAAGCGCATGACCGTGTGCACCAACTGCCTGAAATCCAATAAGGTCGTGAAGGCCGCCTGACCGGGTCAGTTCCATTTGTTCAACGAAAGCCATCATCATCTCTGATGGCTTTTTTTTTCTCCTGACACGCGATGCAGAGACTCCAGTTCGAACTGAATGTACCGAACCAGCTGACCCTCCTCAGGATCGTGCTGACGCCGGTCTTCGCCTGGTTCCTGCTTTCGGAGAATCCCGTCTTTCGCCAGATCTCGCTCGGCATCTTCATCGTTGCCGCACTCACGGACTGGTACGACGGCTGGATCGCCCGGCGCATGGGCTATATCTCCCGCTGGGGGAAGTTCCTCGACCCGCTCGCAGACAAGATCCTCTCTTCGGCCGCCCTGCTCGCCTATGTGAGCCTGGGCCTGGTCTCCGGCTGGATGGTCTGGATCGTCATCATCCGCGACTTCCTGATCACCGGCCTCCGCTCCTACGCCGAGTACCACGACCGTCCGATCGTGACCACGAAAGGGGCACAGGCCAAGACCTTCGGCGAATTCGTCGTCATCTACTATATCCTCATCCTGTACGTCGCACGCAATACACCATCCGTGTATCAGGAGTTCGGGCCGACCATCGACAGTCTGATGGATTCGCACGTACTCTTCGGCATGATGCTGCTGGTCACCCTCTCCACGGTGGGGACCGGCATCGCCTACTTGTTCGACAATAGGACACTCCTCCTTGAGATCTCCGAGCAGTTCCGCACCCGACGCCGCGGGTGACACCCCGGCGTCCGTGCGTATCCCATTCATCCACACCCTGATCGCAACCGGGCTCTACTCCGGGTATAGCCCCTGGGCCTCGGGCACTGCCGGCACTGCGGTCGGCCTCCTGCTCTACATTCTGATCCCGGGGATGAGCGATCCCCTCACCCTCGGCATCGTCACGATCGTTGCCTTCTTCGCGGGCGTGTGGTCATCCGCCGTCGTCGCGGCAGCGGTCGGACACCAGCTCACACGCTCCGCCGAACTCGCCAAGGCGAAGTTCCAGGGTGGCGACAAGGACGGGCACAAAACCGCCGACCCGTCCATCGTGGTCATCGATGAGATCGTCGGCATGTGGATCACGCTGCTGTTCCTTCCGAAGACCATACCCGTCATGATCATCGGGTTCTTCGCCTTCCGGGCGATGGACATCATCAAGCCGCAGCCCGCGAAGTACCTCGAACGCATTCCGAACGGCTGGGGCATCATGCTGGACGATGTCGCGGCCGGCGTCTATGCCAATATCCTGACGTGGGCCGGGTGGTGGGTGTGGCAGGTGATCTTCTGAGATAGAACCGATTATCAATGGGCAATTGACAATCGGCAATGTAATGCGAAAGATGAAGCACGCAGTATTGTAGGGGCGCAGCATGCTGCGCCCCTCCCCGTAGAGAGCAATCTCTGGAGAACATTCGTGAACGCAACGATCCTCACCATCGGCGATGAACTCCTCATCGGCCAGATCATCAACACCAATCAGGCCTGGATCGGTGAACAGCTGAACCTTGTCAATGTCCGCGTCGCGCGCATGCTGACGGTCGGCGACGATATGCAGGCCATCCTCACCGCGTTCACGGAGTCATGGTCCCGCACGGATGTGGTGATCGTGACCGGCGGCCTCGGGCCGACACATGACGACATCACGAAGAAGGCAGTGTGCACGTTCTTCGATTCCGACCTTGTCAGCAACAATGATGTGCGGAAACATATCGAAGAGTTCATGCGCAAGCGGAACAGGACGTGGGGGCCCTCCGCGGAGGAGCAGACACTCGTGCCGCGCAAGGCGGGGGTCATCTGGAATCCGCTCGGCACTGCCGCCGGGATGCTCTTCGCCGACGGGCGCAAGCGGTTCATCGTCCTCCCGGGCGTTCCGTATGAGATGAAAGAAATGATGACGCAGTCGGTCGTCCCCATGCTTGCCGGACTGGCTGATGGCGCGGTCATCCGCCACCATACGCTGCGCACCACCGGGATCGGCGAGAGCGACCTTGCGGAACTGCTCGGGAACATCGATGAGCTGCTGCAAGGGGCGAGCCTCGCCTTCCTCCCCGCTCCCACCGGCGTGAAGCTCAGGATCAGCGTCCATGACACCGATGTGGCGGCTGCCGAGAGGAAGGTTGCGGAGGTCGAGGCGCGGATCCGGGCGAAGTCCGACAAGTATATTTACGGGACCGGGACGGAAGAACTGGAAGAAGCCCTGGGCCGGATGCTGCTTGCCAGGAACAAGACCATTGCCGTCGCGGAATCCTGTACGGGCGGACTGGTCCTTGAGAAGCTCACGCGCATCAGCGGCAGTTCGGCATACGTCCTCGGCGGGGCCGTCTCCTACAGCAACAGCGCGAAGACCGCGCTGCTGGGTGTACCTGCTGCATTGATCGAGAAATTCGGCGCGGTGAGCAAGGAAGTGGCAGAGGCAATGGCCGACGGGGTACGGAAAGCAACGGGGGCCGACATCGGGCTCTCCGTGACCGGCATTGCCGGTCCGACGGGCGGCACTCCCGAAAAGCCGGTCGGACTCATCTATACAGGCTATGCCGATGCATCATGTGCACTGGCGGTGAAGCATCAGTTCGCCGGATCCCGCGTGGTCATCCGCGACAGAACCTCGGCAGCGGCCATGGAGCTGGTGCGGCGGAAGTTGTTATAACACCTCACTCACCACGGCCCGGAATCCTGCGGGATTGTCCGCGTGCACCCAGTGACCCGCATCAGGCACGGTGACGATGTGCGCGTGAGGGTGGTTCGCCATGATCTCGCGCTCATCTTCAGGGGTGATGAAGTTCGAGCGGGCACCGCGGATGAAAAGAATGGGCTTCGTGAACGACCGCGGAATATCCACCCGTCCGGCAAGCTGGTCGTAGCACGCCTTCAGCGCGGGCACGTTCATCCGCCACTTCATACGGCCGCTCTCATCGCGGACGATGTTCGCGGTCAGGAACTGCCGCACCGGCTCCTTCAGGATCGTCCTCCCCAGCTCCCGATCCACTTCCTCCCGCGTACCATACGAACCAGGGTCGACGCGCTCCAGCGCTGCGAAGATCTCCTGGTGCACCGGCTCATACGGCCGCTCCGCCATATCCACGATGATCAGCGACGCCACGCGTTCGGGGTGATCCGCCGCGAACTGCATGGCGGTCTTCCCTCCCATCGAATGCCCCATGACGATGGCGACAGCGATGTGATGCTCGTCGAAGAACTCCAGCAGGTCGGCAGACATGGCAGGATACGTCGCATCGGGATCATGCGGTGATGCGCCGTGATTGCGCGCGTCGATGGTGTACACCGTGCGCTGCTCACCGAAAGCTCTGGCATGGGAATGCCAGTTGTTCAGCGAGCCGAAGAGGCCATGCAGAATGACGAGGGGCGGGCCGGGATGGGAACCGTATTGACGATAATGTAATCGCATTGCGTTCAGCGTCACGCGGAGAAAGAAGGAGGTGGAGGCGGCAGGACAACGCGGTAGCGCGTTCTCCTTCACCCCATCCTGTGAACTCCCTAGAGCTTCTGTTCGTGCATTGGAGAATGGTCCTTCTTTGCAATGAAGGTATAGACCGCCGGCACAACGAACAACGTCAGGATCGTGGCAAGCACGAGTCCGCCGACCACCGCGATGCCCATGGAAACGCGGCTTTCCGAGCCCGCGCCGAGTGCAAGGGCGATCGGGAGGGTGCCCAGGATCGTGGACAGCGCTGTCATGAGGATCGGCCGCAATCGCGCGACCGCCGCATCCTGGATCGCCTCCATGAGCGGCAATCCGGCCTCCCGGCGCTGATTCGCGAATTCCACGATCAAAATGCCGTTCTTCGTCACGAGTCCGATGAGCATGATCATGCCGATCTGGCTGAAGATGTTCATCGTCTGATTGAAATACCAGAGCGACACCAGAGCCCCGCTCAAAGCGAGGGGGACGGTGAACATGATCGTGAGCGGATCACGGAAGCTCTCGAACTGCGCGGCAAGGACCAGATAGATCAGGACGATCGCCAGGGCGAACGCGAATGCAAGGCTGGAAGAGCTTTCCGCGAAATCCTTTGATGTACCATCGAGGGATGTCGCGAACGTTTCATCGAGGACCTTGCCGCTGATCTCCCGCATGGCCTCGATGCCATCGCCCATGGTGTAGCCCCTCGCGAGGCCCGCAGAAACGGTCGCGGAGACATACCTGTTGAACCTGTAGAGCGCAGGCGGGCTGCTCTCTTCGCGCAACGACACCACATTGTCCAGCTGGACCAGCTCGCCGCGGGTATTCTTCACATACAACGATTTCAGGTCGACCGGGTCATCGCGGTTCTCGCGCTGCACCTGACCGATCACCTGGTACAGTTTTGCGTTCATCACAAAGTAATCGAACCGCTGCCCGCTGAATGCCGCCTGCAGGGTCTGCGCGATGTCCATGGCCGACACCCCGAGCGCACGGGCGCGGTCGCGGTCGATGTTCACGCGCACTTCGGGTTTGTTGAATTTCAGGTCCACGTCCACCACCTGGAATGCCGGATGCTTCCTGGCCTCTGCCAGGAAGAGCGGAAGCTTTTCCTTCAGCTTTTCGAAGTTCGGGGCCTGGAGAACGAACTGCACCGGCAGTCCGCGGCCACGCCCGCCGAAGGTCTGCTCTTGCGTCACGAACGTTCGGGCACCGGTCAGAGACCGGACGGCGGTGGACAACTGGTCGGCGATCTCCTGCTGCGAGCGCTCACGCCGGTCGCGAGGCGTCAGGATGATGTTCACGAAGCCCGAATTCACCGATCCCCCACCTCCGCCGGAGGTGATCGCGATGAGGGCATCGCGTTCCGGCACAAGCTTCTGGATCGTCCCGACCAGTCCGGCCATGTACTCATCCATGTACTCGAATGTCGCACCTTCCGGTGCCGTCGCGCTGACGCGCAACCGGCTCCGGTCTTCCAGAGGCGAGAGTTCGGACTGCAACGAGCTCCCGACGAGCATGATCAGCACGAATGCCGCGCCGATCACTGCCGCGGCCATCCAGCGCCGGCGCATGAATGCCCCCAGCGAAGAACGGTACCGATCCATCATGCCTTTGAAATAGGGCTCCGTGAGGGCATAGAAACGACTGTGGTGCGCGTGCTGTTTCAGGATCCGCGTGGACATCATGGGGGTGAGCGTCAGCGCCACGAACGCCGATATGATCACCGGACCCGGACAGCACGATGCCAAATTCCTTGAACAGACGGCCGGTGATGCCCTGCAGGAAGATCACAGGCAGGAACACCGCAGCCAGGGCCACCGTGGTGGCGATGATGGCGAAGTACACTTCCGCCGACCCCTTCACACCGGCTTCACGCGGTGTCATGCCATCCTCGATCTTGGAGAAGATATTCTCCAGGACCACGATGGCATCATCCACCACAAGGCCGATCGCAAGCACGATGCCGAGAAGGGTCAGGATATTCACCGAGAAATCGGCGACATACATGATGAAGAACGCCCCGATGAGCGACACCGGGACCGCAAGCATCGGGATGATCGTCGTGCGCAGGTCGCGCAGGAAGAAATAGATCACCAGGAACACGAGGATGAAGGCCAGGATGATCGTGTCGGCCACTTCCGCCACGGCCTGACGGATATAGAGCGATGTATCGAACCCCACCCCCAGGGTCAGGTCCTTCGGCAGGTCACGCTTGATGTCCTCGATCCGGCGGTACGCATCATTCACGATCGCGATGTAATTCGCACCCGAACGCGGGATGAGCACCACACCGACCATCGGCGTGCCGTCGCGGCGCAGAATGCTGCGGTAGTTCTCCGGGCCCAGT
Proteins encoded in this region:
- a CDS encoding 50S ribosomal protein L28, translated to MARVCDICGKKPVSGNNISHAHNLTRRRWMPNLQEVRASVNGRPKRMTVCTNCLKSNKVVKAA
- the pgsA gene encoding CDP-diacylglycerol--glycerol-3-phosphate 3-phosphatidyltransferase, translated to MNVPNQLTLLRIVLTPVFAWFLLSENPVFRQISLGIFIVAALTDWYDGWIARRMGYISRWGKFLDPLADKILSSAALLAYVSLGLVSGWMVWIVIIRDFLITGLRSYAEYHDRPIVTTKGAQAKTFGEFVVIYYILILYVARNTPSVYQEFGPTIDSLMDSHVLFGMMLLVTLSTVGTGIAYLFDNRTLLLEISEQFRTRRRG
- a CDS encoding phosphatidylglycerophosphatase A, whose product is MRSPSSSAPDAAGDTPASVRIPFIHTLIATGLYSGYSPWASGTAGTAVGLLLYILIPGMSDPLTLGIVTIVAFFAGVWSSAVVAAAVGHQLTRSAELAKAKFQGGDKDGHKTADPSIVVIDEIVGMWITLLFLPKTIPVMIIGFFAFRAMDIIKPQPAKYLERIPNGWGIMLDDVAAGVYANILTWAGWWVWQVIF
- a CDS encoding competence/damage-inducible protein A, which translates into the protein MNATILTIGDELLIGQIINTNQAWIGEQLNLVNVRVARMLTVGDDMQAILTAFTESWSRTDVVIVTGGLGPTHDDITKKAVCTFFDSDLVSNNDVRKHIEEFMRKRNRTWGPSAEEQTLVPRKAGVIWNPLGTAAGMLFADGRKRFIVLPGVPYEMKEMMTQSVVPMLAGLADGAVIRHHTLRTTGIGESDLAELLGNIDELLQGASLAFLPAPTGVKLRISVHDTDVAAAERKVAEVEARIRAKSDKYIYGTGTEELEEALGRMLLARNKTIAVAESCTGGLVLEKLTRISGSSAYVLGGAVSYSNSAKTALLGVPAALIEKFGAVSKEVAEAMADGVRKATGADIGLSVTGIAGPTGGTPEKPVGLIYTGYADASCALAVKHQFAGSRVVIRDRTSAAAMELVRRKLL
- a CDS encoding alpha/beta fold hydrolase; amino-acid sequence: MRLHYRQYGSHPGPPLVILHGLFGSLNNWHSHARAFGEQRTVYTIDARNHGASPHDPDATYPAMSADLLEFFDEHHIAVAIVMGHSMGGKTAMQFAADHPERVASLIIVDMAERPYEPVHQEIFAALERVDPGSYGTREEVDRELGRTILKEPVRQFLTANIVRDESGRMKWRMNVPALKACYDQLAGRVDIPRSFTKPILFIRGARSNFITPEDEREIMANHPHAHIVTVPDAGHWVHADNPAGFRAVVSEVL